A genomic stretch from Candidatus Ishikawaella capsulata Mpkobe includes:
- the dapB gene encoding 4-hydroxy-tetrahydrodipicolinate reductase: MTNMRIAIAGVTGRMGKKLIQSLPHIEGIVLGAAFVRPGSIVTGIDVGQVVGEKILGIKLIDNLNTAINDFDVLIDFTNPAATLTYIDFCCKYKKSMVIGTTGFTEYEKKKIFLASENISIVLSPNFSVGINVVIKLLEKITTVMGNYADIEIIESHHRNKRDAPSGTALAMGEAIANIMHWDLNKKAIYNRGIHSGKRLANTIGFATIRAGDIIGEHTAIFADIGERIEITHKASSRITFAHGALKAAIWVNNKKPGIYSMQDVLALSTL; the protein is encoded by the coding sequence ATGACAAATATGAGAATTGCTATTGCTGGTGTAACAGGTCGTATGGGAAAAAAGCTAATTCAATCACTTCCACATATAGAAGGAATTGTATTAGGAGCAGCTTTCGTTCGGCCAGGCTCTATAGTAACAGGAATTGATGTTGGTCAAGTAGTTGGAGAAAAAATACTAGGCATCAAACTAATAGATAATTTAAATACGGCTATTAACGATTTTGATGTACTAATTGATTTTACTAATCCTGCGGCAACATTAACATATATCGATTTTTGTTGTAAATATAAAAAATCTATGGTTATTGGAACTACTGGGTTTACTGAATACGAAAAGAAAAAAATTTTTCTTGCTTCAGAAAATATTAGTATTGTTTTATCTCCGAATTTTAGTGTAGGAATTAATGTAGTAATTAAATTACTAGAAAAAATAACTACAGTTATGGGAAATTATGCAGATATTGAAATTATAGAAAGTCATCATCGTAATAAAAGAGATGCTCCTTCAGGTACAGCATTGGCTATGGGAGAAGCAATTGCTAATATAATGCATTGGGATTTAAATAAAAAAGCTATTTATAACAGAGGTATTCACAGTGGAAAACGTTTAGCTAATACTATTGGTTTTGCAACTATACGAGCTGGAGATATTATAGGAGAACACACTGCTATATTTGCAGATATCGGAGAACGCATAGAAATTACACATAAGGCATCTAGTCGCATTACCTTTGCTCATGGTGCTTTAAAAGCTGCTATATGGGTTAATAATAAAAAACCAGGCATATACAGCATGCAGGATGTATTAGCATTATCGACCTTATAA
- the ileS gene encoding isoleucine--tRNA ligase, with product MTNYKSTLNLPVTKFPMRGNLAKKEPFILKRWHEDDLYRLICQHKKGKKMFILHDGPPYANGKIHIGHAINKIIKDIIIKSKNMSGFNAPYVPGWDCHGLPIEHKVEQITNKIAEKITEQNFRLLCRKYAIEQVEAQKRDFIRLGILGEWHNPYLTMEFHTEANIIRALGKIIAKGYLYKGSKPIHWCFDCSSALADAEVEYHDINSFSIYVMFMVSNIAYIKDIFNIKDINNPVGIIIWTTTPWTLPANCAIALHPSAEYQLVHTKYYNFIMAKSLINDVMKCFSISSWQILGTVMGSSLEDICFHHPFMDFDIPVIMGEHITLDMGTGAVHIAPNHGLEDHILCKKYNIKNKNFVQSNGNYIQGTYPTLDGINIFKANDLIIKLLQKNNCLLKVEHFYHSYPHCWRHKNPVILRATPQWFINLDKNNLRSRLIEEIKKVKWAPGWGQLQMETMVRNSPDWCVSRQRSWGVPLTLLVNKDTDQLHPNTLNLIEKIAKLVEKKGIQVWWDIDIYDLIGKDANNYVKILDVLDVWFDSGCTSYSVVEKRPEFEDHLPDMYLEGSDQYRGWFMSSLIISTLIRDKAPYKKVITHGFAVDAQGRKMSKSIGNTISPQEIVDKFGADILRIWVASNNYSSEMAVSHEILTRSVDIYRRIRNTARFLLANINDFNPQKDLVEPENMVAIDRWAVGKANLTQLDITKFYDNYDFHSVIQHLMQFCSIDMGAFYLDIIKDRQYTGKRKSFARLSCQTALWHITQALVRWISPIISFTADEIWNYLPGDHSKYVFTEEWYDGLFSLSDNTELNDSYWSELIHIRNEVNKIIEKARSDKYIGNNLEVSLVLYADQDLAAKLYLLGKELKFLLLTSEVQIYDLSKAGEDVQQSKLFKGLKIKINKSKGKKCLRCWHYTYDIGANKNNVNICSRCYDNIFGEGEYRRYV from the coding sequence ATGACTAATTATAAATCTACTTTAAACTTACCAGTAACAAAGTTTCCCATGCGTGGCAATTTAGCTAAAAAGGAACCATTTATATTAAAACGCTGGCATGAGGACGATTTATATAGACTTATTTGTCAACATAAAAAAGGCAAAAAAATGTTTATATTACATGACGGTCCTCCTTATGCTAATGGGAAAATTCACATTGGCCATGCAATTAATAAAATTATTAAAGATATTATTATAAAATCTAAAAATATGTCTGGTTTTAATGCTCCTTATGTACCAGGTTGGGATTGTCATGGTCTTCCAATTGAACATAAAGTAGAACAAATAACTAATAAAATAGCCGAAAAAATTACAGAGCAAAATTTTCGTTTATTGTGTCGGAAATATGCCATTGAACAAGTAGAAGCTCAAAAAAGAGACTTTATACGTCTTGGGATATTAGGTGAATGGCATAATCCATATCTAACAATGGAATTTCATACTGAGGCAAATATCATTCGTGCTTTAGGAAAAATTATTGCCAAAGGTTACCTATATAAGGGATCCAAACCCATACATTGGTGTTTTGACTGTAGTTCCGCTTTAGCAGATGCAGAAGTTGAGTATCATGACATAAATTCTTTTTCTATATATGTTATGTTTATGGTTAGTAATATTGCATATATAAAAGATATCTTTAATATTAAAGATATTAATAATCCAGTAGGAATAATTATTTGGACCACTACCCCTTGGACATTACCAGCTAACTGTGCTATTGCTTTACATCCATCTGCTGAATATCAATTAGTACATACTAAATATTATAATTTTATTATGGCCAAATCCCTTATTAATGATGTGATGAAATGTTTTTCCATTTCATCATGGCAAATACTGGGAACAGTTATGGGATCTTCATTAGAAGATATATGTTTTCACCATCCTTTTATGGATTTTGATATACCAGTAATTATGGGAGAACATATAACATTAGACATGGGTACTGGGGCAGTTCATATAGCACCTAATCATGGATTAGAGGATCATATTCTCTGTAAAAAATATAATATCAAAAATAAGAACTTCGTTCAATCTAATGGTAACTATATACAAGGAACTTATCCAACATTAGATGGAATAAATATATTTAAAGCTAATGATTTAATCATAAAATTACTGCAGAAAAATAATTGTCTTCTTAAAGTTGAACACTTCTATCATAGTTACCCACATTGCTGGCGTCATAAAAATCCTGTTATTTTGAGAGCGACTCCACAATGGTTTATTAACTTAGATAAAAATAACTTAAGGTCGAGACTTATAGAAGAAATTAAAAAAGTTAAATGGGCTCCAGGTTGGGGTCAATTACAAATGGAAACCATGGTTAGAAATAGTCCGGATTGGTGTGTATCTAGGCAACGAAGTTGGGGAGTTCCTTTGACACTTCTAGTAAATAAAGACACTGATCAATTACATCCAAATACCTTAAACTTGATAGAAAAAATAGCTAAACTTGTAGAAAAAAAAGGTATTCAAGTTTGGTGGGATATTGATATATATGATCTTATAGGTAAAGATGCTAATAATTATGTAAAAATACTAGATGTATTAGATGTTTGGTTTGATTCAGGTTGTACAAGCTATTCAGTTGTAGAAAAGCGTCCGGAATTTGAAGATCATCTACCCGATATGTATCTAGAAGGATCAGATCAGTATAGGGGATGGTTTATGTCATCTCTAATTATTTCTACTCTTATAAGAGATAAGGCACCTTATAAGAAGGTGATCACTCATGGTTTTGCTGTAGATGCACAAGGTCGTAAAATGTCTAAATCAATAGGCAATACTATATCTCCTCAAGAAATAGTAGATAAATTTGGTGCTGACATTTTACGCATATGGGTAGCATCAAATAATTATTCCAGTGAAATGGCGGTATCTCATGAAATTTTAACACGCTCTGTAGACATTTATCGTCGCATTCGTAATACAGCACGTTTCTTACTAGCTAATATTAACGATTTTAATCCTCAAAAAGATTTAGTAGAACCAGAAAATATGGTAGCTATTGATAGATGGGCTGTAGGGAAAGCAAATTTAACACAATTAGATATTACTAAATTTTATGATAATTATGATTTTCATAGTGTAATTCAACATTTAATGCAATTTTGTTCCATAGATATGGGTGCTTTTTATCTTGATATCATTAAAGATCGTCAGTATACAGGTAAAAGAAAAAGTTTTGCAAGACTTAGTTGTCAAACAGCATTATGGCATATTACACAAGCGCTAGTACGTTGGATATCGCCTATTATTTCTTTCACTGCTGATGAAATTTGGAACTATTTACCAGGTGATCATAGTAAATATGTATTTACTGAAGAATGGTATGATGGTCTTTTTAGTTTATCAGATAATACAGAACTAAATGATTCTTATTGGTCTGAATTAATTCATATACGCAATGAGGTAAATAAGATCATAGAAAAAGCACGTTCGGATAAATATATTGGCAACAACCTAGAAGTATCTCTTGTGTTGTATGCAGATCAAGATTTAGCTGCTAAATTATACCTTTTAGGAAAAGAATTAAAATTTCTTTTATTAACTTCAGAAGTACAAATATATGATTTGTCAAAAGCTGGTGAAGATGTGCAACAAAGTAAATTATTTAAAGGGTTAAAAATTAAGATCAATAAATCTAAAGGTAAAAAATGTTTGCGTTGTTGGCATTATACCTATGATATAGGTGCAAATAAAAATAATGTGAATATATGTAGTCGTTGTTATGATAATATTTTTGGTGAAGGCGAGTATCGTAGATACGTTTAA
- the rpsT gene encoding 30S ribosomal protein S20: MANIKSAKKRIIKSEKQRKYNASRRSMIRTSIKHVYAAIAIGDKTAAQAAFKKMQPLLDSQATKGLIHKNKAARHKTKLSLHISKLT; encoded by the coding sequence ATGGCTAATATTAAATCCGCTAAAAAACGTATAATAAAATCAGAAAAGCAACGTAAGTATAATGCCAGCCGACGCTCTATGATTCGTACTTCTATCAAACATGTCTATGCTGCAATTGCTATTGGAGATAAAACCGCTGCTCAAGCAGCATTTAAAAAAATGCAACCACTATTAGATAGTCAAGCTACTAAAGGACTTATTCATAAAAATAAAGCAGCCCGTCATAAAACAAAATTAAGTTTACATATTAGTAAATTAACATAA
- the carA gene encoding glutamine-hydrolyzing carbamoyl-phosphate synthase small subunit: protein MIKEALLVLEDGSQFSGRSVGITGLVVGEVVFNTSITGYQEIITDPSYYRQIVTLTYPHIGNVGINSLDEESTKIYAQGLVIRDLSLIGSNFRSEEDFDHYLQRNHTVAITDIDTRQLTRLLRQKGIQKGCIIAGDNPDAKLAIKETRNFLGLKGMDLAKEVCTSQPYKWRKSSWRLHSNSLEKRKKEELPYNVVAYDYGIKRNILCMLVDRGCSLTVVPAQTSASEVLKMNPDGIFLSNGPGDPESCHYAIKAIKTFLKTDIPIFGICLGHQLLALASGAKTIKMKVGHHGSNHPVKDCYTNNIMITSQNHNFAVDASSIPRNLRVTHISLFDHTIQGLHRTDKPAFSFQGHPEASPGPHDAASLFDYFIELIVIYRSKLAFSVGA from the coding sequence TTGATTAAAGAAGCACTTTTAGTATTAGAAGATGGAAGTCAATTTAGTGGCAGATCTGTTGGAATAACAGGATTAGTAGTTGGAGAAGTTGTTTTTAATACATCCATTACGGGTTATCAAGAAATTATTACTGATCCTTCTTATTATCGTCAAATAGTTACTCTTACTTATCCTCACATAGGAAATGTTGGTATTAATAGTCTTGACGAAGAATCTACTAAAATTTATGCACAAGGTTTAGTGATACGAGACCTATCATTAATAGGTAGTAACTTTAGAAGCGAAGAAGACTTCGATCATTATTTGCAACGCAATCATACGGTAGCTATTACAGACATTGATACACGTCAACTAACCCGATTACTTCGCCAAAAAGGTATCCAGAAAGGTTGTATTATTGCTGGTGATAATCCAGACGCTAAATTAGCTATTAAAGAAACACGTAATTTTTTAGGTTTAAAAGGCATGGATTTAGCAAAAGAAGTCTGTACATCACAACCTTATAAATGGAGAAAAAGTAGTTGGCGGTTACATAGTAATTCCTTAGAAAAGAGAAAGAAAGAAGAATTACCTTACAATGTAGTTGCATATGATTACGGAATAAAACGTAATATTCTGTGTATGTTAGTAGATCGAGGTTGTTCTTTAACAGTTGTTCCTGCTCAAACTTCTGCTTCGGAAGTTTTAAAAATGAATCCAGATGGAATTTTTCTTTCTAATGGACCAGGTGATCCAGAATCGTGTCATTATGCTATAAAAGCTATAAAAACATTTTTAAAAACAGATATTCCAATATTTGGTATTTGTCTTGGTCATCAATTATTAGCTTTAGCTAGTGGAGCAAAAACTATTAAAATGAAAGTTGGTCATCATGGAAGTAACCATCCTGTTAAAGACTGTTATACGAACAATATAATGATTACTTCACAAAACCATAACTTTGCAGTGGATGCAAGCTCTATTCCTAGGAATCTTCGCGTAACTCATATTTCTTTGTTTGATCATACTATACAAGGACTTCATCGGACTGATAAACCTGCTTTCAGTTTTCAGGGTCATCCAGAAGCAAGTCCAGGTCCGCATGATGCGGCTTCATTATTCGATTATTTCATAGAATTAATTGTAATCTACCGTTCGAAATTGGCTTTTTCTGTGGGAGCTTAA
- the lspA gene encoding signal peptidase II yields MFRFMRYSGLYWCWISLLSMLLDVISKKLVLANIMLYESKPLMPFINLFFSRNYGAAFSLFSNSNGWQHWVMIIATFVIISIILRIMYDSKSYPNFNNISYALLLGGAVGNLFDRIFHGFVIDFIDLHIENWHFPTFNIADSCISIATFLLGIKYLFNHTTDK; encoded by the coding sequence ATGTTTAGATTTATGCGTTATAGTGGATTATATTGGTGTTGGATTAGTCTGCTAAGTATGTTGCTTGATGTTATTAGTAAGAAATTGGTGTTAGCAAATATTATGCTATATGAAAGTAAACCATTAATGCCATTCATAAATTTGTTTTTTAGTCGTAATTATGGAGCAGCATTCAGCTTGTTTTCGAATAGTAACGGTTGGCAACATTGGGTTATGATTATTGCTACCTTTGTGATAATATCAATTATCTTAAGAATAATGTACGATAGTAAATCGTACCCAAATTTTAATAATATCTCTTATGCTTTACTTTTAGGAGGAGCTGTAGGCAATTTATTTGACAGAATTTTCCATGGATTTGTTATAGATTTTATTGATTTACATATAGAAAATTGGCATTTTCCTACTTTTAATATAGCAGACAGCTGTATTTCTATTGCAACTTTCCTATTAGGAATAAAATACTTGTTTAATCACACCACTGATAAATAA
- the dnaJ gene encoding molecular chaperone DnaJ, with protein sequence MVKSDYYNILGISKSADDQMIKKAYKRLAMKYHPDRNPNKEAEAKFKEIKEAYEVLIDKHKRAAYDKFGHSAFDQQSSGAGFGNSDFSDIFGDVFGDIFGGGRRQHPTRGADIRYNLELTLEEAVRGIFKEIGVPTLDQCKECRGSGAKKGTQPQNCPTCQGSGQVHMRQGFFTMQQTCPFCQGRGKVIKNPCSICRGNGKVKKLKSLSVKIPAGIDTGDRIRLTGEGEAGEYGAGAGDLYVDISIKKHPIFVREGNNLYCKVPINFAMAALGGEIEVPTLNGRVKLKIPSETQTGRLFRLRGKGVSSVHNGTLGDLMCRVIIETPINLNEKQKNLLRDLERSFCGPTGEKNSPQSKSFFDGMKKFFDDLTR encoded by the coding sequence ATGGTAAAAAGTGACTATTATAATATTTTAGGAATTTCTAAATCAGCAGATGATCAGATGATTAAAAAAGCCTACAAGCGATTAGCAATGAAGTATCATCCTGATCGTAATCCTAATAAAGAAGCTGAGGCTAAATTTAAAGAAATTAAGGAGGCATATGAAGTTTTAATTGATAAACACAAAAGAGCAGCTTATGATAAATTTGGACATAGTGCTTTTGATCAGCAGAGTAGTGGAGCTGGTTTTGGTAACTCGGATTTTAGCGATATATTTGGGGATGTTTTTGGAGATATTTTTGGTGGAGGACGTCGTCAACATCCTACGAGAGGTGCAGATATACGTTACAATCTAGAACTAACGCTGGAAGAAGCAGTACGCGGTATCTTTAAAGAAATAGGAGTCCCTACCTTAGATCAATGCAAAGAATGTCGGGGTAGTGGAGCTAAAAAAGGCACACAACCACAAAATTGTCCTACTTGCCAAGGTAGTGGTCAAGTACACATGCGTCAAGGTTTTTTTACGATGCAACAAACGTGTCCGTTTTGTCAAGGACGTGGTAAGGTAATTAAAAATCCTTGTAGTATATGTCGGGGTAATGGTAAAGTAAAAAAATTAAAGAGTCTATCCGTTAAGATTCCGGCCGGTATTGATACCGGAGACAGAATTAGGTTAACTGGAGAAGGAGAAGCAGGTGAATATGGTGCTGGAGCAGGAGACCTATATGTAGACATCTCTATAAAAAAACATCCTATATTTGTTCGGGAAGGAAATAATCTATATTGCAAAGTACCGATTAATTTTGCTATGGCTGCTTTAGGTGGTGAAATAGAAGTGCCCACTCTAAATGGTCGGGTAAAATTAAAAATACCTTCAGAAACGCAAACTGGTAGGTTATTTAGATTACGTGGAAAAGGAGTAAGTTCAGTTCATAACGGTACATTGGGTGATTTAATGTGTCGGGTAATTATTGAAACCCCCATTAATCTTAATGAAAAACAGAAAAATCTGCTAAGAGATTTAGAAAGAAGTTTTTGTGGACCTACTGGAGAAAAAAATAGTCCACAATCTAAAAGTTTTTTTGATGGGATGAAAAAATTTTTTGATGATTTAACCAGATAA
- the dnaK gene encoding molecular chaperone DnaK, whose product MGKIIGIDLGTTNSCVAVMDGSKARVLENAEGDRTTPSIIAYMPDGETLVGQPAKRQAVTNPQNTLFAIKRLIGRRFKDAEIQRDIKIMPYKIVQAENGDAWLEVKGQKMAPPQISAEVLKKMKKTAEDFLGECVTEAVITVPAYFNDAQRQATKDAGRIAGLEVKRIINEPTAAALAYGLDKNKGNTTIAVYDLGGGTFDISIIEIDEVEGEKTFEVLATNGDTHLGGEDFDSRLINYLVAEFKKDQGVNLHNDPLAMQRLKEAAEKAKIELSSAQQTDVNLPYITADSAGPKHLNIKVTRAKLESLVEDLVIRSIEPLKVALKDAGLSVSDIKDIILVGGQTRMPMVQAKVAEFFGKEPRKDVNPDEAVAVGAAVQGGVLAGDVKDVLLLDVTPLSLGIETMGGVMTTLISKNTTIPTKHSQIFSTAEDNQSAVTVHVLQGERKRAIDNKSLGQFNLDGIQPAPRGIPQIEVTFDIDADGILHVSAKDKKSGKEQKITIKASSGLNEQEIQKMVKDAEANAEVDRKFEELVQIRNQGDQIIHSTRKQLDGLKGKISDADRINIEKSIDNLLAVLKQENKNEIEAKIKDVMQASSKLMEMAQQQASVNNTSTTNKDNNVVDAEFEEVKDNKK is encoded by the coding sequence ATATGCCAGATGGAGAAACTTTAGTTGGACAACCAGCTAAACGTCAGGCAGTAACCAATCCACAAAATACTTTATTTGCTATCAAACGGTTGATTGGGCGTCGTTTTAAAGATGCAGAAATACAACGTGATATCAAAATTATGCCGTATAAAATTGTTCAAGCGGAAAATGGAGATGCATGGTTAGAAGTAAAAGGACAAAAGATGGCTCCTCCACAAATTTCTGCAGAAGTACTTAAAAAAATGAAGAAAACTGCAGAAGATTTTTTAGGGGAATGTGTTACTGAAGCAGTTATTACTGTACCAGCATACTTTAATGATGCTCAACGTCAAGCAACTAAAGATGCAGGACGTATTGCTGGTTTAGAAGTGAAACGCATTATCAATGAACCAACAGCAGCAGCTTTAGCGTACGGTCTTGATAAAAATAAAGGTAATACAACTATTGCTGTTTATGATCTTGGTGGTGGTACTTTTGACATTTCTATCATTGAAATTGATGAAGTAGAAGGCGAAAAAACTTTTGAAGTGTTAGCCACAAATGGAGACACTCATTTAGGCGGTGAAGATTTTGATAGTAGATTAATTAATTATTTAGTTGCTGAATTTAAGAAAGATCAAGGAGTGAATTTACATAATGATCCTTTAGCCATGCAACGTCTTAAAGAAGCCGCGGAAAAAGCAAAAATTGAACTTTCTTCTGCTCAGCAAACTGATGTAAACTTACCATATATTACAGCTGATTCTGCAGGACCTAAACACTTAAATATTAAAGTTACTCGTGCAAAATTAGAATCTTTAGTAGAAGATTTAGTTATTCGTTCTATTGAACCATTAAAAGTTGCATTGAAAGATGCAGGTTTGTCAGTATCTGATATTAAGGATATTATTTTAGTGGGTGGACAAACACGTATGCCTATGGTTCAAGCTAAAGTAGCTGAATTTTTCGGTAAAGAACCACGTAAAGATGTTAATCCAGATGAAGCAGTTGCTGTTGGGGCAGCAGTACAAGGTGGTGTTCTTGCCGGAGATGTTAAAGATGTTTTATTGTTAGATGTTACTCCTCTTTCATTAGGCATTGAAACTATGGGTGGTGTTATGACTACTTTAATTAGTAAGAATACAACTATTCCTACTAAACATAGTCAAATATTTTCTACTGCTGAAGATAATCAATCTGCGGTAACAGTTCACGTTCTTCAGGGTGAAAGAAAACGTGCTATAGACAATAAATCTCTAGGACAATTTAATCTTGATGGTATTCAACCTGCTCCTCGCGGTATTCCTCAAATAGAAGTTACTTTCGATATTGATGCTGACGGCATTTTGCATGTATCTGCTAAAGATAAAAAAAGTGGTAAAGAACAAAAAATTACTATTAAAGCTTCTTCAGGTTTAAATGAGCAAGAAATTCAGAAAATGGTAAAAGATGCGGAAGCAAATGCTGAAGTAGATCGGAAATTCGAAGAATTAGTTCAAATACGTAATCAAGGTGATCAAATCATTCATAGTACTCGTAAGCAACTAGATGGATTAAAAGGAAAAATATCAGATGCCGATAGAATCAATATTGAGAAATCAATAGATAATCTTCTAGCAGTTCTAAAACAAGAAAATAAAAATGAAATTGAAGCTAAGATAAAGGATGTCATGCAAGCTTCTAGTAAACTGATGGAAATGGCTCAACAACAAGCAAGTGTGAATAACACATCAACTACTAATAAAGATAATAATGTTGTAGATGCGGAATTTGAAGAAGTAAAAGACAATAAAAAATAA